In Hyphomicrobium denitrificans 1NES1, one DNA window encodes the following:
- a CDS encoding TrmH family RNA methyltransferase, translating to MNAPKPITSLTNDRVKAIRALEMRKVRKETGLFVAEGISLLVTARDNGFVPETLVYQAGTAATGIARGLVTHALNAGSEVLEVSEAVLAKLASKDNPQTVLGVFRQRFADPPGASRVRADTTWLALEEIRDPGNLGTIIRTADAVGCAGVILVGTTCDPYSLETIRATMGSIFAVPIVKIERPAFLDLAKAWPGDVIGTHLDARDDFRASSYRGPQLIVMGSEGPGLSSGAAAVCTKLVKIPMAGKLDSLNLAIATALVLYQVRGPQLKL from the coding sequence ATGAACGCGCCGAAGCCGATCACCAGCCTGACGAACGACCGCGTGAAGGCGATCCGCGCGCTTGAAATGCGCAAGGTACGTAAGGAAACGGGGCTATTCGTAGCGGAAGGCATCTCGCTTCTTGTCACCGCGCGAGACAACGGCTTCGTGCCGGAAACGCTCGTCTATCAGGCAGGCACGGCCGCGACTGGAATCGCACGCGGGCTCGTGACGCACGCGCTCAACGCGGGTTCGGAGGTTCTCGAAGTTTCAGAAGCCGTGCTTGCCAAGCTCGCATCGAAGGATAATCCGCAAACGGTTCTCGGCGTTTTTCGGCAACGATTTGCAGATCCGCCGGGAGCCTCGCGGGTTCGAGCCGACACAACGTGGCTGGCGCTCGAAGAAATTCGTGATCCCGGGAATCTCGGCACGATCATCAGGACGGCAGATGCCGTCGGATGCGCGGGTGTCATTCTCGTTGGGACGACGTGCGATCCTTATTCTCTCGAAACGATCCGCGCCACGATGGGCTCGATCTTCGCGGTGCCCATTGTCAAAATCGAGCGTCCAGCATTTCTGGACCTTGCGAAAGCATGGCCCGGTGACGTGATCGGAACGCATCTCGACGCGCGCGACGATTTCCGTGCATCAAGCTACAGAGGTCCGCAGTTGATCGTAATGGGCAGCGAAGGGCCGGGGCTATCGAGTGGCGCCGCCGCCGTTTGCACGAAGCTCGTTAAAATCCCGATGGCCGGAAAGCTCGATTCTCTCAATCTCGCGATTGCAACCGCGCTGGTGCTCTATCAGGTTCGCGGCCCGCAACTGAAGCTTTGA
- a CDS encoding 50S ribosomal protein L11 methyltransferase encodes MRIEYHRTLIADTVRNEAFFRALKSVIEPGKTVVADIGAGTGLLGLMASNLGAKEVFLFEAAEVAGVATQVLKANKAKRCHLIPCHSTEFDDKLAADVIVSETLGNYALEENIIATLVDARSRFLKPGGAVIPSRIEQYVAPVVTPRIDQELRAWERIGHGLDLGPAQTMTLNNAYVRLLKRSELLDDGASATLWDSIDLARETRAKRKGQAEWPLAKPATIYGFAVWWTAGLRPGISLSTAPSAPRTHWEQLYFPLATPIEAKSHDQVGIELRSNSSEEAGTHLAWTAIHRNAQGTVLKRQAHDLDKGYLP; translated from the coding sequence ATGCGTATCGAATATCACCGCACGCTGATTGCCGACACCGTCCGAAACGAGGCTTTCTTTCGTGCGCTCAAGTCGGTGATCGAACCGGGCAAGACCGTCGTCGCCGATATCGGCGCGGGAACGGGGCTTCTCGGATTGATGGCATCGAACCTCGGAGCAAAAGAGGTTTTCCTGTTCGAGGCTGCCGAGGTTGCCGGCGTTGCAACGCAGGTTCTCAAGGCGAACAAAGCGAAGAGATGTCATCTCATTCCTTGCCACTCGACGGAATTCGATGACAAGCTGGCAGCCGACGTCATCGTTTCGGAAACGCTCGGCAACTATGCCCTCGAAGAAAATATCATCGCGACGCTGGTCGATGCGCGAAGCAGATTTCTGAAACCGGGCGGGGCCGTCATTCCATCGCGCATAGAGCAGTACGTTGCGCCGGTCGTTACGCCGCGTATCGATCAAGAGCTTCGCGCGTGGGAACGTATCGGTCATGGTCTCGATCTCGGGCCTGCGCAAACGATGACGCTGAACAACGCCTATGTGCGTCTTCTGAAACGCTCCGAGCTTCTCGATGATGGGGCTAGCGCTACCCTTTGGGATTCGATCGATCTTGCGCGTGAAACGCGAGCGAAGCGAAAGGGGCAGGCCGAATGGCCTCTCGCGAAACCGGCGACCATCTACGGGTTTGCGGTGTGGTGGACGGCGGGGCTGCGTCCCGGCATTTCGCTTTCGACGGCTCCGTCGGCGCCGCGCACGCATTGGGAACAACTCTATTTTCCGTTGGCGACGCCGATCGAAGCCAAATCGCACGATCAAGTCGGCATCGAACTCCGCTCCAATTCATCGGAAGAAGCCGGAACGCACCTCGCTTGGACGGCGATCCACAGGAATGCGCAAGGCACTGTGCTCAAACGGCAAGCACATGACCTCGATAAAGGCTATCTGCCTTGA
- a CDS encoding NnrU family protein, with translation MMVLIVGLILFLGVHLVPTSPELRDGLKERIGEVPYKIIFSLLSLIGLVVIVLGYHKLQLHPGKNPILWEPPVWTRHIAVALMLPAMILLVASVIPSRIRTAVRHPMLIAIKTWAFAHLIANGDLGALLLFGSFLAFAVYDRVSVKRRGAQGPLGNAVPSSSINDVIVVVLGVALYAALLLGGHQWLMGVSPMPELG, from the coding sequence ATGATGGTGCTCATCGTCGGTCTGATCCTGTTTCTTGGTGTTCATCTGGTGCCCACCTCGCCGGAGCTTCGCGACGGGCTCAAGGAGCGGATCGGAGAGGTGCCTTACAAGATCATCTTTTCCCTGCTCTCGCTGATCGGCCTGGTCGTCATCGTGCTCGGCTACCACAAGCTGCAGCTCCATCCTGGAAAAAATCCCATTCTCTGGGAGCCGCCGGTCTGGACGCGGCATATTGCAGTGGCACTGATGTTGCCGGCGATGATCCTGCTCGTTGCGTCGGTCATCCCGTCGCGCATCCGGACGGCGGTGCGCCACCCGATGCTCATCGCCATCAAGACGTGGGCGTTCGCGCATCTCATTGCGAACGGCGACCTCGGAGCGCTTTTGCTGTTCGGATCTTTCCTCGCTTTCGCGGTTTATGACCGCGTCTCCGTGAAGAGGCGTGGTGCACAGGGACCGCTTGGGAATGCCGTTCCGTCGAGTTCGATCAACGATGTTATCGTCGTCGTTCTTGGCGTTGCACTTTACGCGGCATTGCTGCTCGGAGGCCATCAGTGGCTGATGGGCGTGTCGCCGATGCCGGAACTCGGCTGA
- a CDS encoding exo-alpha-sialidase has translation MDRHATKTLATWAAFGCSVVLAALLLYKMANRIEPWTFVVDVPQAPVRGDLEIQAQTITPPDEKDFVHGPSLIETPTGLLAFWYRAVYEGAANAELVSARFDGDHWSPTAVVTNSNTVTRDIGLTVKSLANPVPFRRSPNEIWLFFAASRLSGWATCEIVLIRSVDNGRTWSPAQRLYASPFLNMSHLTKSLPIRLSGDRIALPAYHEMNRKYPVMLVLDRNGRVIDKLRMGNGGTVGYQPAIVATGPTTAIAFVRRLNSFRPQRILMSHTVDAGRTWTPPTPIDLPNPGGPIAAIRYDDTRILLAFNDDPDHESNVKLAFSNLDGTSLRRIGTVAQKNDRLEGDAVAYPFLIESEPGQFDVVFSRPPPQHAINHVRVSSAWIEHNLKISAAQK, from the coding sequence GTGGATCGGCACGCAACCAAGACATTGGCAACGTGGGCGGCTTTTGGCTGTTCGGTCGTGCTGGCGGCGCTCCTTCTCTACAAGATGGCAAACCGCATCGAGCCTTGGACGTTTGTCGTCGACGTGCCGCAAGCGCCCGTTCGCGGCGATCTCGAAATCCAAGCCCAGACCATCACCCCGCCGGATGAAAAGGATTTTGTTCACGGCCCGTCCCTGATCGAAACGCCGACTGGCCTGCTCGCGTTCTGGTATCGTGCCGTCTACGAAGGGGCCGCCAACGCCGAGCTCGTCTCGGCACGTTTCGACGGCGACCACTGGTCGCCGACAGCAGTCGTTACAAACAGTAACACCGTTACGCGTGACATCGGACTGACGGTCAAGTCGCTCGCCAATCCCGTTCCGTTCCGCCGCTCCCCGAACGAGATCTGGTTGTTCTTCGCAGCCTCCCGCCTCAGCGGCTGGGCGACGTGCGAGATCGTGTTGATCCGCAGCGTCGACAATGGCCGGACGTGGAGTCCCGCGCAACGACTCTACGCTTCCCCATTCCTGAACATGTCGCATCTGACGAAGTCATTGCCGATCCGCCTCTCCGGCGATCGCATCGCGCTGCCCGCCTACCACGAGATGAACCGCAAATACCCCGTCATGCTCGTCCTTGATCGAAACGGACGCGTCATCGACAAGCTGCGCATGGGTAACGGCGGCACGGTCGGCTACCAGCCCGCCATCGTTGCGACTGGACCGACGACGGCCATCGCATTCGTGCGTCGTCTGAACAGCTTCCGTCCTCAGCGTATCCTTATGTCTCATACTGTCGATGCCGGACGCACATGGACGCCTCCGACGCCAATCGATCTTCCAAACCCCGGCGGCCCCATAGCTGCGATACGTTACGACGACACGCGTATTCTGCTCGCTTTCAATGACGATCCAGACCACGAATCCAACGTCAAACTTGCATTCTCCAATCTTGATGGAACGAGCTTGCGCAGGATCGGCACAGTCGCACAAAAGAACGACCGGCTCGAAGGCGATGCCGTAGCATACCCGTTTCTGATCGAGTCCGAGCCAGGCCAGTTCGACGTCGTTTTCTCGCGCCCCCCGCCGCAGCACGCCATCAACCACGTGCGCGTCTCCAGCGCCTGGATAGAGCATAACCTCAAAATATCGGCTGCACAGAAATGA
- a CDS encoding L,D-transpeptidase family protein, translating to MRRLSKQLCRGKRHAIAAIIAVALAVVAAPAASARQKTPNAPATLTAPRSDSPLILIASLRNQRLRVYDANGEIATSRISSGRPGFATPTGVFSILEKNVQHRSNIYSGAEMPYMERITWSGIALHAGVVPGFRASHGCIRLPHSFARTLYGLTKIGNRVVVTAGDAEPIAFNSPKLFKPLPLDDKTAMNAGTSEQPRVAVNDKPDEVTTDAMQELPLLIGISPALARAVADMPRDPQRRPTTRAEADQMMQERIARLQAALKTADAAQTAAVAKTDETAKEFAQAEGQLQAAQRAAEPLRAAVKNAELKQQDAIRAFETYMSGAVAGTAPTSNDGGNREAGLENAVLQATQNADDARTNAAKTEWSFAEVQARFSAAKAARDAAADALRDAQTDLMSAKRELADANKDIRLRSKAISVLVSLRAQRIYVRQGVEPVLEAPIAITPLPGPVGTHVFTAMRYGADPNTFDWRLVSAQVPAAGKTFLDDARKRRGRDSASPQEDNLSVRMATAALAAFTIPDDILSMISERARPGASLIVSDRELPLHENGSGTEFVVLTK from the coding sequence GTGCGTCGCTTGAGCAAACAGCTGTGTCGGGGAAAGCGCCACGCCATTGCGGCAATAATTGCCGTCGCCCTGGCTGTCGTCGCTGCTCCCGCTGCGAGTGCCAGGCAAAAAACACCCAACGCTCCGGCGACGCTCACCGCGCCGCGATCAGATTCCCCGCTCATCCTCATTGCATCGCTTAGAAATCAAAGACTGCGCGTCTACGATGCGAACGGTGAGATTGCGACATCGCGAATATCGAGCGGCCGGCCGGGCTTCGCGACGCCGACCGGCGTCTTTTCAATTCTCGAAAAAAACGTTCAGCATCGGAGCAACATCTATTCCGGCGCCGAAATGCCGTACATGGAACGGATTACATGGTCTGGAATTGCGTTGCATGCCGGTGTCGTTCCGGGCTTCCGCGCGTCGCATGGTTGCATTCGTCTGCCTCACAGCTTCGCCAGAACACTTTATGGCCTGACCAAGATCGGCAATCGCGTCGTCGTCACGGCGGGCGACGCAGAACCGATCGCGTTCAATAGTCCGAAGCTCTTCAAGCCGCTGCCTCTCGACGACAAGACCGCGATGAACGCCGGGACGTCGGAGCAGCCACGTGTCGCCGTCAACGACAAGCCCGACGAAGTCACGACCGACGCCATGCAGGAGCTTCCGCTTCTGATCGGAATTTCGCCGGCACTCGCACGCGCCGTCGCCGACATGCCTCGCGATCCGCAACGCCGCCCGACGACGCGCGCTGAAGCCGATCAGATGATGCAAGAGCGCATTGCGCGCCTGCAGGCGGCTTTGAAAACGGCTGACGCAGCGCAGACTGCAGCAGTTGCCAAGACCGACGAGACCGCAAAGGAGTTTGCTCAAGCCGAAGGACAACTTCAGGCCGCACAACGCGCCGCCGAACCTCTGAGAGCCGCCGTCAAGAACGCGGAATTGAAACAGCAGGACGCCATCCGCGCATTCGAGACGTACATGTCCGGCGCCGTCGCGGGTACCGCGCCAACCTCGAATGACGGAGGAAATCGCGAAGCCGGTCTCGAGAACGCCGTGCTCCAGGCGACGCAAAACGCCGATGACGCCCGCACGAACGCCGCCAAAACCGAATGGAGTTTCGCGGAAGTTCAAGCTCGTTTCTCGGCGGCCAAAGCCGCGCGCGATGCCGCCGCGGATGCCCTGCGCGACGCTCAAACCGATCTGATGTCGGCAAAACGCGAGTTGGCGGATGCAAATAAGGATATACGTCTCCGCTCCAAAGCGATTTCGGTCCTCGTCAGCCTCCGCGCACAGCGGATCTATGTGCGCCAGGGAGTCGAACCCGTGCTTGAAGCGCCGATCGCGATCACGCCGCTTCCTGGTCCTGTCGGCACCCACGTCTTCACCGCGATGCGCTATGGCGCCGATCCCAATACGTTCGACTGGAGATTGGTCAGCGCGCAGGTTCCGGCGGCGGGAAAAACATTCCTCGACGACGCGCGCAAACGCCGTGGCCGCGATTCAGCGTCACCCCAGGAGGATAATCTGAGCGTCCGAATGGCGACGGCGGCGCTTGCCGCATTCACGATACCGGACGACATCTTGTCCATGATTAGCGAGCGGGCGCGCCCCGGCGCCTCGCTGATTGTTTCAGACCGCGAGTTGCCGCTTCACGAGAACGGCAGCGGGACCGAATTCGTCGTGCTCACAAAGTGA
- the panB gene encoding 3-methyl-2-oxobutanoate hydroxymethyltransferase, with amino-acid sequence MSIHFKRRRLMAPDITARKGGEPIVALTSYHAHTAAIADNHCDFLLVGDSLGMVMHGYESTVPVPLELMVMHGRAVVRGSKRALVVIDMPFGTYEESPAIAFRNAARVMKETDCGGVKLEGGRRMAETVRYLVERGIPVMAHIGLTPQSVNVLGGFKTQGRTVDQWAAIEEDARLVSEAGAFAVVLEAMAAPLAERITKAIAIPTIGIGASPGCDGQILVMEDMLGLSPNVPKFVKKFGAIGAAIDRAIGAYAAEVRARTFPAPEHTYSIKEGDSATAAPSQRATKKPKTPST; translated from the coding sequence ATGTCGATCCACTTCAAGCGCCGCCGGCTGATGGCGCCCGATATTACGGCACGCAAGGGCGGCGAGCCCATCGTGGCGTTGACGTCCTATCATGCGCACACGGCGGCGATTGCCGACAATCACTGCGATTTTCTGCTAGTCGGCGATAGTCTTGGCATGGTCATGCATGGCTATGAATCGACTGTGCCGGTGCCCCTTGAGCTTATGGTCATGCACGGCCGAGCAGTGGTCAGGGGATCGAAACGCGCGCTCGTCGTCATCGACATGCCGTTCGGGACTTACGAGGAAAGCCCGGCGATTGCGTTCCGGAATGCTGCTCGGGTGATGAAGGAGACCGACTGCGGCGGCGTCAAGCTCGAAGGCGGGCGGCGCATGGCCGAAACCGTTCGCTATCTCGTAGAGCGTGGCATCCCGGTGATGGCCCACATCGGGCTGACGCCGCAATCGGTCAACGTACTCGGCGGATTCAAAACGCAGGGCCGGACGGTCGATCAATGGGCGGCGATCGAGGAAGATGCCCGGCTCGTTTCCGAAGCCGGCGCGTTTGCGGTCGTGCTCGAAGCGATGGCGGCCCCTCTTGCCGAACGGATCACAAAGGCCATTGCGATCCCGACCATCGGGATCGGCGCCTCGCCCGGCTGCGACGGTCAAATCCTTGTCATGGAGGATATGCTCGGGCTTTCGCCGAATGTGCCGAAATTCGTGAAGAAATTCGGAGCAATCGGGGCTGCCATCGACCGCGCCATCGGAGCTTATGCCGCCGAGGTTCGCGCCCGGACTTTCCCGGCGCCCGAGCACACCTATTCGATCAAGGAGGGCGATAGCGCGACCGCTGCGCCTTCCCAGCGGGCCACGAAAAAGCCGAAGACTCCGAGCACTTAG
- a CDS encoding tetratricopeptide repeat protein, producing the protein MADEQDSLLREVEEEIRRERMEKLWQRYSGLIMAGAVLIVLAVAGYKYLETKRIAAEQSAGAEYTAAETLSDDKKKDEAEAAFKKLADEGPSGYGSLAKLQLAGAQAKDGKTADAIATYDSLANDLGADNLLKSFAQLQAASLRMPDADYAEIQNRLTPLAGDDAPFSKSARELLGIAAYKAGKYDEARKYLEPLLIDPNASEALQERVKVVMSDIAASEVGSGTKAPDANAPKASTSGSADEGKPADAKPSADAATGTETKK; encoded by the coding sequence ATGGCCGATGAACAAGACAGCCTGCTGCGCGAAGTCGAGGAGGAAATCCGCCGCGAGCGGATGGAGAAGCTTTGGCAACGCTATAGCGGTCTGATCATGGCCGGCGCGGTGCTCATCGTGCTCGCGGTCGCCGGATACAAGTATTTGGAGACCAAGCGCATCGCTGCAGAACAAAGCGCCGGCGCGGAATACACGGCCGCCGAGACGCTGAGCGACGATAAAAAGAAGGACGAAGCCGAGGCAGCATTCAAGAAGCTCGCTGACGAGGGACCGTCCGGTTATGGCTCGCTCGCAAAGCTGCAACTTGCGGGGGCCCAGGCGAAAGACGGCAAAACGGCCGACGCCATCGCGACATACGATTCCCTGGCAAACGACTTGGGTGCCGACAATCTGTTGAAAAGCTTTGCACAACTGCAGGCGGCATCGCTTCGGATGCCGGATGCCGACTATGCAGAAATCCAGAATCGCTTGACACCACTTGCAGGTGACGATGCCCCGTTCAGCAAAAGTGCGCGCGAGCTGCTAGGCATCGCCGCGTACAAGGCCGGGAAATATGACGAGGCGCGCAAGTATCTGGAGCCGCTGCTGATCGATCCCAATGCCTCTGAAGCGCTTCAGGAGCGCGTGAAGGTGGTGATGTCGGACATTGCAGCGTCCGAGGTCGGGAGCGGCACGAAGGCGCCAGATGCGAATGCGCCGAAGGCTTCGACGAGCGGCTCGGCGGACGAAGGGAAGCCAGCCGACGCAAAACCGAGTGCCGATGCGGCGACGGGGACTGAGACGAAGAAGTAG
- a CDS encoding PQQ-binding-like beta-propeller repeat protein: protein MSKGGNDKRHRALPLLVAFVAASLLAGCAGGGPSLPKISELNPFKTKQQPLPGRRIPVIETTESLSDNLADADKPIVLPPVRNNDAWPQPGGEPNNVPGNLALAGAVHQTWSASVGEGSSKTGRVTVSPIVYDGRIYTLDAAATLSAFSLSGSKVFSISTKPEGTVGLGGYGGGLAAENGRLYVANGYGTVAALDPQSGKTIWTKNLDVPVRAAPTAVGDRLYVITIDGRFYCLSGIDGAEVWTARGLPQTASLMTSTSPAVDGDVVVVPYPSGDIIAYKTSDGTAVWTENLSRTRQTSQIASMSDAARPAIDNGIVFAVGHAGRMIAAQAKNGDRLWSATIPSSQPPCVAGDTIFVVDTAGRLLALARSSGKTKWTVKLPEAKSWAGPVLAAGTLWLVSSAGQVVGVDGTTGKLGSQVSIGEASYIPPIVAQGHMFVLTDAAKLIALN from the coding sequence TTGAGCAAGGGGGGAAACGACAAGCGCCATCGTGCGTTGCCGCTTCTTGTGGCGTTCGTCGCGGCTTCCCTGCTGGCGGGGTGTGCGGGCGGTGGCCCGTCGCTGCCGAAAATTTCCGAGCTCAATCCCTTCAAGACCAAGCAACAGCCGCTTCCCGGGCGCCGCATTCCGGTTATCGAGACGACGGAAAGCCTCTCCGACAATCTTGCCGATGCGGACAAACCGATCGTGCTGCCGCCTGTGCGCAACAACGATGCGTGGCCGCAGCCGGGTGGAGAGCCTAACAATGTTCCCGGCAACCTCGCGCTGGCGGGCGCGGTGCATCAAACATGGAGCGCCAGTGTCGGCGAGGGTTCGTCCAAAACGGGCCGAGTGACGGTGAGCCCCATCGTCTATGACGGCCGCATTTACACGCTCGATGCTGCCGCGACTCTTTCGGCATTTTCGCTGTCTGGAAGCAAAGTCTTTTCAATTTCGACCAAGCCAGAGGGGACTGTTGGACTTGGCGGATATGGCGGAGGGCTGGCGGCCGAAAATGGCCGGCTCTACGTCGCTAACGGCTACGGTACCGTGGCTGCTCTCGATCCGCAGTCCGGAAAAACAATCTGGACCAAGAACCTCGATGTGCCCGTTCGCGCCGCACCGACGGCCGTCGGCGATCGTCTTTATGTCATCACGATCGATGGACGTTTCTATTGTTTGAGCGGCATCGACGGCGCAGAAGTTTGGACCGCGCGCGGTTTGCCACAAACGGCGAGCCTCATGACCTCGACTAGTCCGGCGGTCGACGGAGATGTCGTCGTCGTGCCTTATCCGTCGGGCGACATCATCGCCTACAAGACATCGGATGGCACGGCGGTGTGGACCGAAAACCTCTCGCGTACCCGCCAGACGTCGCAGATCGCATCGATGAGCGACGCGGCACGGCCGGCAATCGACAACGGTATTGTCTTTGCAGTCGGTCATGCAGGCCGCATGATCGCGGCGCAGGCAAAGAACGGTGATCGCCTATGGTCGGCAACGATTCCGAGTTCACAGCCGCCCTGCGTCGCTGGAGATACGATCTTTGTCGTCGACACGGCCGGGCGGTTGCTGGCCCTGGCGCGTTCGAGCGGCAAGACGAAGTGGACGGTGAAACTTCCGGAAGCCAAGTCATGGGCCGGGCCAGTGCTTGCCGCAGGTACCCTGTGGCTTGTTTCAAGCGCGGGCCAAGTCGTGGGCGTCGACGGCACGACCGGCAAGCTTGGCAGCCAGGTCAGCATCGGGGAAGCGTCCTATATCCCGCCGATCGTCGCCCAGGGGCACATGTTTGTCCTGACTGACGCGGCAAAACTGATCGCCCTCAACTAG
- the der gene encoding ribosome biogenesis GTPase Der, which yields MAPVVAIVGRPNVGKSTLFNRLTGTRAALVSDLPGLTRDRRDGIAEIFGTELRLIDTAGLEEARQGTIADRMRKQTEQAIAAADLVLFVIDARAGVTAADSSFARIARQSGKPVVLVANKAEGRQGTDGVLDAFSLGLGAPIAISAEHGEGIGDLAADIVAALGLKIPKTAKKGRDHDAEPVDDKKLPPERPRPIRVAIVGRPNAGKSTLVNALLGEDRMITGPEPGLTRDSVASELDYKGQSILLFDTAGLRRKAKITETAEKLAASDAVRAIRFAEVVVLLIDAEHPFEHQDLTIGHRVTEEGRALVVAINKWDLIPEKQKTLRDLKKTVAESLAQVPNVPVVAISARSESGLDQLMSAIIKTHATWNRRVSTPQLNRWLEEALSRHAPPAAAGKRIKIRYVTQPSTRPPTFVAFCQRADALPKSYLKYLTNSLREAFDLPGVPIRFSLRKGENPYVKK from the coding sequence CTGGCCCCCGTGGTCGCTATTGTCGGCCGTCCCAATGTCGGAAAGTCGACGCTGTTCAACCGCTTGACCGGCACTCGGGCGGCGCTCGTTTCAGATCTGCCGGGACTCACGCGCGACCGCCGCGACGGTATTGCGGAGATTTTCGGAACCGAGCTTCGTCTTATCGATACTGCCGGTCTTGAAGAAGCGCGCCAGGGCACGATCGCCGATCGCATGCGCAAGCAGACCGAACAGGCGATCGCGGCAGCGGATCTCGTGCTTTTCGTGATCGACGCGCGCGCCGGCGTTACGGCTGCGGACAGCTCCTTCGCGCGGATCGCCCGGCAGTCGGGAAAGCCTGTCGTTCTCGTCGCGAACAAAGCCGAGGGGCGTCAGGGCACCGATGGCGTCCTCGATGCCTTCTCGCTTGGCCTCGGCGCTCCGATTGCAATCTCGGCTGAGCATGGCGAGGGCATCGGCGATCTTGCGGCCGACATCGTTGCGGCGCTTGGTTTGAAGATTCCGAAAACGGCCAAGAAAGGGCGCGACCACGACGCAGAACCGGTCGACGATAAGAAGCTGCCGCCGGAGCGCCCGCGACCGATCCGGGTCGCGATCGTCGGCCGGCCGAATGCGGGAAAGTCGACGCTCGTCAATGCGCTCCTTGGCGAAGACCGGATGATCACCGGGCCTGAGCCGGGTTTGACACGGGACAGCGTCGCGAGCGAACTCGACTACAAGGGCCAATCGATCCTGCTGTTCGATACTGCGGGATTGAGGCGCAAGGCGAAGATTACCGAGACGGCAGAGAAGCTGGCAGCCAGCGATGCCGTGCGCGCCATCCGATTTGCCGAAGTCGTCGTGCTGCTGATCGATGCGGAGCATCCCTTCGAGCATCAGGATTTGACGATCGGTCACCGGGTTACGGAGGAAGGGCGTGCTCTTGTCGTCGCGATCAACAAGTGGGACCTGATTCCCGAAAAACAGAAGACGCTGCGCGATCTCAAAAAGACGGTTGCTGAAAGTCTTGCGCAGGTGCCGAACGTTCCTGTCGTCGCAATTTCGGCGCGTTCGGAAAGCGGGCTCGACCAGCTGATGTCGGCGATCATCAAGACGCACGCGACATGGAACCGCCGCGTTTCGACACCGCAGCTCAACCGCTGGCTCGAAGAAGCGTTGAGCCGACACGCACCGCCTGCCGCAGCCGGCAAGCGCATCAAAATCCGCTATGTGACGCAGCCTTCGACACGGCCGCCGACGTTCGTGGCATTTTGCCAACGGGCCGATGCATTGCCGAAATCCTATCTGAAATATCTCACGAACTCGCTGCGCGAAGCATTCGACCTTCCGGGTGTGCCAATTCGCTTCAGCCTTAGAAAAGGCGAGAATCCTTATGTTAAAAAATAG
- a CDS encoding DNA polymerase III subunit chi, giving the protein MDVYFYHLEHQTLERVLPSLLEKTLARGWRAVVQAGSEDRLEAIDMALWTYADDSFLAHGTARIGHASLQPVYLTLGSENPNGAGVRFFVDGAEAEEFVGAERFVYVFGGHDAEALASARGQWTAAKAAGCTVTYWQQSPSGRWEQKA; this is encoded by the coding sequence ATGGACGTCTATTTTTATCACCTCGAACATCAGACGCTTGAGCGCGTGCTACCCAGTCTTCTTGAAAAGACGTTGGCGCGCGGGTGGCGTGCCGTCGTGCAGGCCGGTAGCGAAGATCGTCTTGAGGCGATCGACATGGCGCTCTGGACATATGCCGACGACAGCTTTCTGGCGCATGGAACGGCGCGCATCGGGCATGCGAGTTTGCAGCCGGTCTATCTTACGCTCGGCAGTGAAAATCCCAACGGGGCGGGCGTGCGCTTTTTCGTCGATGGGGCAGAGGCGGAGGAATTCGTCGGCGCCGAGCGCTTTGTCTATGTGTTCGGCGGCCATGATGCCGAGGCGCTGGCGTCGGCGCGTGGCCAATGGACTGCGGCGAAAGCTGCAGGGTGCACGGTCACCTATTGGCAACAATCGCCAAGCGGGCGCTGGGAGCAAAAAGCCTAA